GCCGCGCGTTGGTCCACCACGGCGGGATCCATGCCCCGGAGCAGCCCGTGATAGGCGAGCAGTTCCGCGCCGGTGAGCCGGTCGAACAGCCGTACCCCGTCGGGTAGAACCCCGAGCAGCGCCTTGGCCCGGACCGGGTCGGCCCAGACGTCGTGGCCGAGTACGTGTGCGGTGCCGGCGTCCGGCCGGAGCAGGCCGACCGTCATCGACAAGGTGGTGGTCTTGCCGGCACCGTTGGGACCGAGCAGGCCGTAGAACGATCCGACCGGTACGTCCAGGTTCACCCCGGCGACGGCGATCTTCGAATCGAACCGTTTGGCGAGTCCCCGCAGGGTCAGTGCCTGCGGCTGGTGGACCTGCTGGGCATCGGCCTGCGTACGAGGAGCCTGCGGGGCATCGGTCATCGGATTCCTTCCGTGGATACTCCGGCCTTCAGGCCGGGGAGGAAACGGAACCCCCTGCGGGGCAGGACAGGGAAAGCCGATCCACCCGCATCCCCACGGCTCACGACCGGATCGTTAGACTGTGGACTGTGTCCAGGACCGTGAAGCGGGCGTTCAAGTACCGCTTCCACCCCACCCCGGAGCAAGCCGCCGAGCTCGCCCGGACGTTCGGCTGTGTCCGGCTGGTCTACAACAAGGCCCTGGCCGCGCGCACCGAGGCCTGGACGCAACGCCAGGAACGGGTCACCTACAACGCCACGTCGGCGATGCTCACCGGGTGGAAGAAGACCGACGAACTCGCGTTCCTCAACGACGTCTCCTGCGTCCCTC
The sequence above is a segment of the Solwaraspora sp. WMMD406 genome. Coding sequences within it:
- a CDS encoding ABC transporter ATP-binding protein; protein product: MTDAPQAPRTQADAQQVHQPQALTLRGLAKRFDSKIAVAGVNLDVPVGSFYGLLGPNGAGKTTTLSMTVGLLRPDAGTAHVLGHDVWADPVRAKALLGVLPDGVRLFDRLTGAELLAYHGLLRGMDPAVVDQRAAELLDVLALRDSGRTLVVDYSAGMKKKIGLACALLHGPRLLVLDEPFEAVDPVSAALIRDILQRYVSGGGTVIFSSHVMDVVERLCSHVAILADGVIKRVGTLDDVRSGRSLEEVFVEVVGGRTATGEELAWL